Below is a window of Vulpes vulpes isolate BD-2025 chromosome 14, VulVul3, whole genome shotgun sequence DNA.
accCCATAGTAGATGCTTCCATTACCATCATCCTTTGCTATAACAAATCCATTTGTGTTGGCATTGGGCATTACCCAAGCTGAAAATGTAAAGTTGGCAATTGAGTTGTTCCTGGAAGGATGGTATTTTGGATTAACAGTTCCAAATGCACCCTCTAGTCCACTGAAGTACAAAGCATCTGTTCCACTGTGGTGACGCCGCATGTGTGGTTGTAAATGCACAGTGCTGGGGAAAATCCCAACCAGCAAAAAATCTATCATTGGAGGCAAACCATCAGTGAACTCACTGGACAGTATTTCCCAGCCTACTCGTACATCACCAAACACACCCTGCTGCCTCAAAATGGTAAAGTTGGTAATATAAGACATATCATCTTCTGAGAGCACATCTTCTGCAACTTCTCTCTCTAAGCACTCTGGATCCAAGATGAAAATTCCAAAGGGATCATCATTGAATGGGATCATTACTGTCACCTGGAGGTTGGTTCCTGCTAGTTGGcctccaggacctggggatccaCCTGTAATAAgatgatttataataaataagaaatcagaatttAAAGTCCTTTATAGTATAAGGTGAAGACAAAAGGAACTTGACTAGCAAACTTCtggtaaaataatatattgatcGATCAATGAACACCTGTGTCCCCATATGGTTTTCATCATGTTTTCAGGGGTATTTTGGCTCagaataatttcattattaaCCAATTAAGCCCTAAAAGAGAATATTAACTAGAGAGTTTTAATTCCTGTGCTTAAAACTAAAAGTTATGGGAAAATTGAttgtttaaattgtttaaatGGCACAAAGAGCAAGCTTTAAGCTATCATGACTCTGTACCTCATAACTTCcattaatatttcattgaatatatTCTACTTGGCGTGGAAAAAATCTAGTTACAAGTTTGAGGATGAATGTAAAGTCTCCATCCATAAAACTTAGCCAAACTAAGACtacaaaatgaatgtttaaaataacaCTTCTACCAAAAAGGGTGTTTTGacatttaaagttataaaatcaaGATGCACTTACTTCTTCATTAATCGCATTTTCTATACAgctctaattatttatttttaaaacattaaatttcagtagtgaaataaaaaacatggaaaaacacAGCACCTGATATGTTTACAAGCTTTAGAATATAAAATTCATTGAATTCAGGAATTTTATCTGGAAAAGCATGGAGAATTATTGGTTTGGCTTCTTCTCCATCCATAAAGTTAACAATCCCTGAAGTTTCATAGAACTCTTGTCCAGGCTGCAAAGCAGAATCATTCTGAAACAGCTGCCAAGCCACAGAAACATTGCCAAAGTGTCCTCGATGCCTCAAAATCCTAtataacaaattaaagaaaattaatttttatgaaaaatctgTAAGTAGTGAATTTTACCCTAATGATAGCTTTCTGTGTTATCTCAGAAATATTTATGGTCTGTAATAAAAACCAGCCAGCCAGTCCTTGCTGAGTAACCATGATGAATCTCATAGTAAGAGACTGAGGCAGAACTTTAAATAACAAAGAGAAGCAGTCTTAAAAGTCATAGACTTCAAAGTGCAAACTGAAGGGTAAATTTCAAAACCAATCGAAAAATATTGAGATGAGAGGTGGCATAAGTTCTTCAAAAGCAAAGGACAGGGTGAAGGTAGTCACATATCATTAGAAAGAAGAGTTACAGAAGACCTCAGATAACTCAAGTCTTTCCGTCCTGAAAGATGACAGAATTTGGGGTGAAAAGGGCAGGAATGATAATTTCTGTTTACCAgctaaagtgtttttttctttttaaacaaagggCAACAGCATAAACAAAGCTGACCATTCATTCAGACTACCAACTCTGAAATTATCCAATTCTTAACcaactttaaatttttgaaatattgtcAATATTTCAAGTTTATGCATACTTAAAGGTCTTATGTTACTCAATTTTGAATTTACCTTATCCAAATTTGCTTACCAAAATGCATTAGTCTTTCCTTCTTCTACTGCTTTGTCTATGGGCTCCAAAGAAAAAATGCCATTTGGGTCATCATTAGCTTCAATTATCACTGTAGCTATTCCATATTGATATACTACTGTATcacctatattaaaaaataaaaataacaaagatgtgGTTAACTTGTTggtaaattcttatttttaaattatgaaaaagttTATAATGAAGTTCAAATTTCAGCAAGCATTTTCTCACTAaaggtcataaataaaaaagagatgcCTGAATAAGTTTAATGTGACTGTCTttgtggaaatatttatttattttttttatttattttttttatttatttatttttttttgtggaaatatTTAATTCCAGAAGACGTACTTCATTGCAAAAGACCCATGATCCTTTTCTTAGCAATAGGAATATTACTTCAAAGTTTAATAAATCAAAAACATAGCTTTATGTCATTTCAAATTTTTGTGgaagattcttttatttaataaaaataatgaaaggattATCCCATAACATAAAAATACTCCTATTCATATTAATTGGAATGAAAGGCTTGAGAATTTCCCTTTAAAtctaggtagaaaaaaaaaatctaggtagCAGTATGATCTGGTCATACACAGAACAAAGCAATCTTTATGGTGCTGAACTTGCCTCCTCTACCCGAATTCCAGCCACAGTATGTCAGTACTGTTACTACCAGGACGTTAGGTCTCTTTTCATCACTTCCCTGAGATCCAAAgctctttctctttgctcctgCTGTTCCCTATGCAAGCAAAAGTCCTCATCTCTATTCAACACttgttagctttcttttttttatatatatataaacattttattttaataatactctTTATCACTTCAATTTAAATCATTCCATTATGAAAATGTCTTAATTGAAGAGAGAATAGTTCTTCAAACTCTAAATTAAGCAGAGCTTTATCAATTAAATTTACAGCAATACAGTCTTTAGAAATACGTAATTCTTCATTTTACATAATACTTCCCCTTTAAAAATTTGTCATAGTGTGTCACAGATTTAAAATACAAGGCACCTAATGCTATGAAAGGATAATATAATTTATGTAGTGTAAGTGAAACAGatgcttttcaaatattctttttaaagtccCACTAAATTTACATGGACACACCTACATAAAATTAAACACTTGTTCTGTATTATTAATTTGCAATACTCtacaaaactcaaaaatataatCTGTACCTATTATAGGTagcttattttatcattttatctgttAAGAAACACTGATCTATACATTTAAATGAtttcttgaaaacattttcataatatagtccagcatttaacaaataatatgtgaaaatagTCTGCAGAACATTAGAATTTTATTCCTTGATTAGTTCAAATTATTTCATCAGCTGAATTCCTTGAGATTTGTAAGGCAGGTTGGTCATTACAGGGACTGTGGACTGGAACTTCCTATAACTGTAGTGATATGTACACGGCTACATAGCAAAGTACTTCAttatgaaatgaagaaaacagatatgaagaaaatatattttagagttcCAAAGAACTGAAAccgttatttttttttaatttttttatttatttatgatagtcacacagggagagagagagaggcagagacacaggcagagggagaagcaggctccatgcaccgggagcccgatgtgggattcgatcccgggtctccaggatcgcgccctgggccaaaggcaggcgccaaagcgctgcgccacccagggatcccgaaaccgTTATTTTTCAGACTAGGCACTGAAACATTTTCTACAAAAACGCCAGACATTGTCTCTTCGCTGCATAATGTTCCATTATCAAGCTGGACTACAGACAACAGCTAACTAGCTCCATCCTCCTGAGAAACACCGTGCATAGGAATGAGACTCTCACACTGTTCACTGTCTTCTGGAACCCTCTGAATTCGATGTTTCCTGCATATAAAGGCAAATATTCTTCTGATTCCTACCATCACAGGATCCCAATTATTATAATGGCATAAGAgttgcaataaaaaatgaaaaaaatacagggaTAGCGCCTGcaaaaaataaccaagaaaacTGCACCTTTTGCATACACATGTCAGCTATTATGGATAGAGGTATTGTAAGGCTTAGTGCAAGTGTGCCTATCAACGATGAGGTAAGAAAGCAGCCCCACAACCACAGGAACTCTGAGAGAACTGTTCCAATAAGGCCATTAACGATAATGCACATTAATACTACTTTATTGGGAAACTCAAAGTCCTCAAATCCAGTATAATGAAGTAAAAAGAAACCTGGCCATAAGAGCAGCAGATTAAACAGACCTACAAAACCAAAGAACATTGGAATATCCAACTTATCTTCCCTACTTTTCTCTTAATCATAACAATATAGACAGCACAGAGCATGGCTCCAACGAGAGACCAAATGGAACCTATTGTATCTCTTCCAGCAGATTTTTCAGACCCTGACAAGTTTACCAGCACAACACCTCCAATGCTTAAAATTACAGCTAACAGTTTAGAAAGAGTAAATCTATCTCCACTATTACTCGGAAACACTGCAGCAAGAATTAAGGTAAAAAGTCCAGAAGTTGAggataaaatattaactatagcAACCTGTGTGTCTGAAAGTGCTTCTTGATATGACAAATTTGCCAGAAACcacacaaagcaaaaaaaaaaaaaaaaaaagctaatttttgCTACTTGAGTTGTAGTAAGTTTCCCCACAGTTTTGAGTAAGGATTCTTGTTCTTTCACAGTAGGATATGACATGCGAGACAACTTAGCTTCCAATGCATGGCTTGATGGAAGCTGCCGAATCTCCATGATATTACTGAACCTTACACGAGACTTTTTGGGAGTTTTTTCAGCATCAATGTTTGTGTTCTCAGGTTTTTCACTTGGAATATCATGAAATTTCACAGGAACATACAGAGGTTCACTCAAAGAACTATTCATAGTCGTATCTGTTGTGCAAGCAGCAAAGTAACCTTCAGCATCTGCAAAAAAATGCAGCATGCTTTCCTCGAAATCCTCTTGTACACTGTTGTCTCCATGGCTTCCAAATAATAAAGCCCAAAAGGTATAGAACAAACATAGGTGTTTTTGCAAAGGTGCTGAAGAATGGCTTGTCGTACTGAGTAAAAACATACGAAGTAAGTTCTGAGGATGCGACCCATGTCACATCAACGAGTAGGAGAATGACGATCCCAAGAGCCATCCGCCTGCGCTGAGTGAAACCACTGCTCTGGGAGTTCATCCGGTTCATGGTAAATACACACGCCATTTGCAGTCTTACTTTAAAGGCCTCTCTGAGATCTTCAAGGGCAGCGGCTGAAACCTCGGCAGATCGCCGTCCAAGAGGGCGTGAAGAACCCAGCGCACCTGGCCCTCCTGCCCCGCGATGGcgtcggccccgcccccccgccgcccagcGCCACGGCCGCGGCCTCGGCCTCCCAGAGCCGTCGCGGTACCTGACGTGGCGCTGCGCCGGAGGCCCGGCCCCTGAAGCCTCGGGTCcctcggggggaggggggggggcgcggcTCGGACGCCACCGGCCCCACTCGGCCCGGCAGGGCGGGGAGCGGGCGAGGGGAAAGGCAACACTTGTTAGCTTTCAGGAGCAGCTCAAGCAACGCATATTCCAGGAATTCTTCTTGAATTCCAAAGTTAAGGTAAGAACATCTCCACTGTGTTCCCACAGCACTTCCTATTTTGTCATTCTGTCGTAACAATTATTGTATTTAGTACACACGCCCACATAATTTTACTGTGGATTCTTGAATAGAtgcttgttaaaaaattttatgttctaGCAGAGTAGAGCTCCATAATTTGTACACAAAAGTTacttttcaaaaagatatttatttatttatttatttgagagatggagagggagacagggagagaaagggcacgagcaaggggagggacaaagggagaagcagacacacacacacacacacacacatccctaagcagggagcctgatgcagggctccatcccaggacactcagatcatgtgacctgagctgaaggcagatgcttaagcgactgagctacccaggcaccctcacaAAAGTTATTTATGAATGTTAGctgaactgaaagaaataaaactttcaaaattagAACAGGAAAATtagaataggaaataaaataagaatagaataggaaaattagaatagaataggaaacacttaaaactaaaattatagaaCCATAAATTATTATATGTAGCAACccagcatattaaaaataaattatataaatatacaactGTACTGACTTACTTGATAAGTAgccaatgaaaagagaaaaatacacaaaaagtgACCGTAAATCATTGTATAGAAAAGGCTAACAATAtagagtgataaaaaaaaaactgtatcataaaatctaagaaaaataaaagtaatgaaatctCACTTTGTCAGGGTTCTGCTATCATGTGCATTTGTCATGCAACATATCAGAGGTGGTACGAAAAACTCATTCTGTATCTCCACAGGGAGAACTGACAATATTTAACAAGGGCTCTGAGAATGGCCATATCCTCTGACCCAATAATTAAATCTCTGGATATATATTGTGAACAGTAAACATCAGGCACAAATATCCACTGCCAGCATGACGTCACATTGGAGTTGCCACCTCCAGCCCTCCCACCATTGATCCTCTCAGACCCTCAATGTTTTGATGtcatgaaagaggagagaaaagtggaagagaaagaacTAGAAAGGGATGTAAAAGCACAAATTATGTCATTCAAGTCTTCATAGGTGACATCATTAGATCCTCAGTTGTCACCACGTGGAAAAACACTGGAGACAAATGCAGTGGCAGTGTACTTCAGGCTAGTCATCCAGTGACACCTTTCTCTtctaataacaaatatatatttccccaatgatacattttacaaaataaattccaatCCTCTCCTTGCACATTTTCCATTATCTTTATAAGAGGTTTGGGATGTTCTGATCCACTATTTTAATCACagtgacatttttttcctgataacaGTAAAAGCCTAGTGACATTCTGGGCTTAAAGGGATGCTTAGGATACAATAATTTTGCCCAGAAAGACACCAAAGTAATAAATGGAATCAAGAACTTATTCCTACAACAAATTGTATTAAGACCACGGCATTTCTTCATCCACTTTCTATATATGACAGCAAAActatctgtttttcatttttacgTCACTAAAGTTATTTTTACCTGTagcaatttatttcatttaaattctagggaaaaaaaataattaattaattaattaattctaggACAGTGACTGAATTCGTCAAAATGTTTGTTCATCTACATAAGGCCTAACTGGTTTTTCTGCAAATACAAAACTTCTTTTGTGGCCAGCATTCTACAAGGTTAAAATTTTCCTCATAAGATGacagtttctattttttacttttttgatttttatactAAGCTGtgtgaaaatgagaaaagaaaaacagaaaaaaaaaaaaaaaaaaaaaaaagaaaaacaggaaataggaAGAGAGACACAACTGACGAGAGATAAAGACAAGGAAAATGGTAGAGAATTACAGCACAAACACAAATTAAatgatctctttcttctttctgaaaatttCAATCCAAAAGgtacaaggtaaaaaaaaaaaaaggtataaggTAAAGCACAAGCCAGGCATTCATACAAACGGTGGATTATTGTGGCATAACAGTGACCTAGCATAAGGTGGGAGAAAGAGGGCACCTCCACTCGAGGAAACCTTAGTGTTGGATGTTGGACTCTGAGCAGAGGGCAAAGGCATCCATCCACGTGGCGGTGGGAAGATTCTAGAGCAGTAAGCTAGAACCCTAGCGGGATAAGAAAGGCAACCTCACTGTGGCAGGAGGGTAAAAGAAGCAATGGGAAAGTGGATATGGGGGAATTgatcaaagaagtaaataaatgaaaaataaagggggCTGAATTTCATACTGTCAGAGAAGGAAGGGACAAATATTGAAAGAAAGCTAGAGCAAACCCTAGGCACAGATGGAAATGCTGTTGTGAAGTAATGGTTTTCAATACACACAGTTGGACATAGAACTGCAGATGTaaacatgtacatgtatatatatggaaatacatacataaaaatattccCACTCTATGTCACCCTAAAGGCCCAGGAGGAGCGTAAGCTCAGCAACAATCAGCCCAGCGAGCACCAGATTCTGGTTTCTAAATAACATTCTTCACTAACAGGAACCAGTGCTTCTTGGAAAAATGACTAATTTCAGGGTTGTGACAGGAAAAGTATGAGTTTGGAACAGCTTGCTGTGCCAGGAAGTAAGAAAATGCTCACAGGATAATAGGGACatgtcaaaaacacaaaaaagtcaTCTCAGACAGGCTACCACTAGCCAAATCTGGGAAAATTTGACCACCAAAACAAACAGTGATAGTGAAATATAACCCGCTGCATTAAATAGAAATCCTGAGTCCACACTGATAAAGGGTGAAAGTTTGATGAGTTATAGGATTTTTACATAAAGTATCTCccccacaaaatatttattagtttaaaaaagaaaaagaaaaaaaatacagtagagaAGCCTGGCAGCCACCATCTATATTGTGGTCAAAATAAACACTGCAATAAAGGGACAAAACGAAATCATGTGTCAACTGAAGAGATGGTAAGAACAGAGAATCGCTTCTCTGGAATTTGCATCAACAATACAAAACCTGAGACTATTAATAATGGGGGAATATCAAACAGACCCAAAATGGGTGATGTTCAAAAAAATAGCCTGCAATTTCCATATTATAAAGGTCATaaggaaagactgaggaactACTCCAACTGAAGAGATTAAAGAGTCATCACAACTAAATTCAAAGCATAATTTTGCTAGAAAGGACATGATTGGGACAATTGGAGAAATCTGAATGGGATCTGAGCCAATGACCATATTAAAGTTAACTTCCTGATATTAATGATTATGCTGTGGTTATGTGAGAGAATGTCTTTGTAGAAAAATGCAGTAATGTATTCAGAGGTGATGGGATATTGTGTCTTCAATTTACTCTCAAaaggttcagaaaaaaatagttctttgtacacttaaaagaataaatataaaaacaagctATAGCGCCTCCAATTTACTAAAAGTCGGGTCAAAGTATTCTCAGGACCCAAATACTGAGGTCCAAACACCGTGCTTCATTTATAGTACGGACAAAAAGAAAGAGTCTGTCTTTTCCCCCCTTGCAAATTATCATACATTAGGGCTGTGGCTCCAGAGAATTATCAAACAGCCCGTTGCGTTCAGCCTTCTACAGAATGCAGCTTCCCAGACAGTAAGCCCCGTACCATGCTCGAAGGGCACAGGCTTCACAATACTGATGCCCTAGGCCCTTGGGTTACTAAACAAGGCTCAAGGTAGCTTTAGCTAGAAGATTCCTATTCCTTATATAATATCATACTCTTCTCCATGCTCCATTGtgaaaaaagatttcaaataatgCCACAGAGTGTACCAGGTACATGAAGATTCAACACATATATTCTTCACTCTTTCCCTCAAGAACACATTCTGC
It encodes the following:
- the LOC112915547 gene encoding LOW QUALITY PROTEIN: solute carrier family 35 member F5-like (The sequence of the model RefSeq protein was modified relative to this genomic sequence to represent the inferred CDS: inserted 3 bases in 2 codons; deleted 1 base in 1 codon), giving the protein MVRGLLSGKLHSLTSVAFPLARSPPCRAEWGRWRPSRAPPPPPEGPEASGAGPPAQRHVRYRDGSGRPRPRPWRWAAGGRGRRHRGAGGPGALGSSRPLGRRSAEVSAAALEDLREAFKVRLQMACVFTMNRMNSQSSGFTQRRRMALGIVILLLVDVTWVASSELTSYVFTQYDKPFFSTFAKTPMFVLYLLGFIIWKPWRQQCTRGFRGKHAAFFADAEGYFAACTTDTTMNSSLSEPLYVPVKFHDIPSEKPENTNIDAEKTPKKSRVRFSNIMEIRQLPSSHALEAKLSRMSYPTVKEQESLLKTVGKLTTTQVAKISFFFFFFCFVWFLANLSYQEALSDTQVAIVNILSSTSGLFTLILAAVFPSNSGDRFTLSKLLAVILSIGGVVLVNLSGSEKSAGRDTIGSIWSLVGAMLCAVYIVMIKRKXREDKLDIPMFFGFVGLFNLLLLWPGFFLLHYTGFEDFEFPNKVVLMCIIVNGLIGTVLSEFLWLWGCFLTSSLIGTLALSLTIPLSIIADMCMQKVQFSWLFFAGAIPVFFSFFIATXLCHYNNWDPVMVGIRRIFAFICRKHRIQRVPEDSEQCESLIPMHGVSQEDGAS